A single Hippocampus zosterae strain Florida chromosome 1, ASM2543408v3, whole genome shotgun sequence DNA region contains:
- the cldn15a gene encoding claudin-15a, protein MDPIVEVVALFLGFLGWVMVGVALPNRYWKTSTVDGNVITTSTIYENLWMSCATDSTGVHNCREFPSLLALNGYIQASRALMITSVVMGAFGLVAALVGLQCSKAAGDNYVLKGRIAGAAGVLFVLQGLCTMVAVSWYAFNITQEFFDPFFPGTKYEIGEGLYIGWCSAVLAIAGGACLMCSCRMGSEGKYPLPHQSRGTVYSGPARTRSVVASTYGRNAYV, encoded by the exons ATGGATCCGATTGTGGAAGTGGTGGCGTTGTTTCTGGGCTTCCTGGGTTGGGTGATGGTCGGGGTGGCCCTACCCAACCGCTACTGGAAGACGTCCACGGTGGACGGCAACGTCATCACCACGTCCACCATCTACGAGAACCTCTGGATGTCCTGCGCCACCGACTCCACCGGCGTCCACAACTGCCGGGAATTCCCGTCGCTGCTCGCTTTGAATG GTTACATCCAGGCGTCCCGCGCCCTCATGATCACATCGGTGGTGATGGGCGCCTTTGGCCTGGTGGCGGCGCTAGTGGGCTTGCAGTGCTCCAAAGCGGCCGGCGACAACTACGTGCTCAAGGGTCGCATCGCGGGTGCCGCCGGCGTGCTTTTCGTGCTTCAAG gtttGTGCACAATGGTGGCAGTGTCCTGGTACGCCTTCAACATCACCCAGGAATTCTTTGACCCATTCTTTCCCGGTACCAA GTACGAAATCGGTGAGGGGCTTTACATTGGGTGGTGCTCGGCCGTGCTCGCCATCGCCGGGGGGGCGTGCCTTATGTGCTCCTGCAGGATGGGCTCGGAGGGAAAGTA TCCTTTGCCTCATCAAAGCAGAGGTACCGTTTATTCTGGACCGGCCCGGACCAGAAGTGTGGTTGCCAGCACATATGGGCGGAATGCATACGTTTGA
- the dnajc3b gene encoding dnaJ homolog subfamily C member 3b isoform X2 — protein MDWGRLTGLSGVLCSLSLLSVIMDLQLDGVLGATRGEIEYHLEMGRKLLAAGQLAEALSHYHSAVDVDSKNYLTYYKRAAVFLAMGKSRSALPDLTRAIQLKPDFLAARMQRGNILLKQGNALEAHDDFEAVLRPSPDHADALEQLAKAEDLEELQEDARAAYHQGNYGGAILALERVIEISPWDPEMRELRADCYLRTGDPQKAIQDLAPTTRLRNDNRAAFLKLSLLHYSLGEHHEALNQVRECLKLDQDDKDCLGHYKQVKKLSKQLDSAEELIKAERCQDAIEKYEGVMKAEPHVPHYTNLAKERICFCLVKVKSATDAIDVCSEAHQRDPRNAKILRDRAEAFILNQDYEKAVEDYQEAQEFDNDSNDIREGLERARKLLKLSRKRDYYKILGVSRAANKQEIIKAYRKLAQQWHPDNFQSENEKKEAEKKFIDIASAKEVLTDPEMRQKFDAGEDPLDPENQQQQDGGHNGHAWPFPFNPFESGGSFHFKFQ, from the exons ATGGATTGGGGACGCCTGACTGGACTCAGCGGGGTCCTGTGTTCCTTGTCCCTGCTCTCTGTCATCATGGACCTACAGCTGGACG GCGTCTTGGGGGCAACTCGAGGCGAGATTGAGTATCACTTGGAAATGGGCCGCAAACTTTTGGCAGCCGGTCAGCTGGCTGAAGCCTTGTCCCATTACCACTCTGCTGTGG ATGTGGATTCGAAAAACTACCTGACGTACTACAAACGCGCCGCCGTGTTCTTGGCCATGGGCAAGTCGCGGTCTGCCCTCCCCGACCTGACCAGGGCCATCCAGCTCAAGCCCGACTTCCTCGCC GCCCGGATGCAGAGGGGGAACATCCTTCTGAAACAAGGCAACGCGCTGGAGGCCCATGACGACTTTGAAGCTGTG CTCCGGCCGTCTCCAGATCACGCGGACGCATTGGAGCAACTGGCGAAAGCCgaagacctggaggagctgcaaGAGGACGCCCGGGCCGCATACCATCAGGGCAACTACGGCGGCGCCATCTTGGCGTTGGAGCGAGTCATTGAG ATCTCGCCTTGGGATCCCGAGATGCGGGAGCTCCGCGCCGACTGCTACCTTCGCACCGGGGACCCGCAAAAGGCTATCCAGGACCTGGCGCCCACCACCCGGCTGCGCAACGACAACCGCGCCGCATTCCTCAAGCTCAGCCTGCTGCATTACAGCCTGGGGGAGCACCATGAGGCTCTTAA CCAAGTCCGAGAATGTCTGAAGCTGGACCAGGACGACAAGGATTGCCTGGGCCATTACAAGCAAGTGAAGAAGCTCAGCAAGCAGTTGGACTCGGCTGAGGAGCTCATCAAGGCGGAAAG GTGCCAGGACGCCATTGAGAAGTACGAGGGCGTGATGAAGGCGGAGCCACATGTGCCACACTACACCAACCTAGCCAAGGAGCGGATCTGCTTCTGTCTCGTCAAG GTCAAGTCGGCCACGGACGCCATCGACGTGTGCTCCGAGGCGCACCAGAGGGACCCCCGCAATGCCAAAATCCTGCGCGACCGCGCCGAGGCCTTCATTCTCAACCAGGACTACGAGAAAG CCGTGGAAGACTACCAGGAAGCGCAGGAGTTTGACAACGACAGCAACGACATCCGAGAAGGACTGGAGCGAGCCCGCAAGCTGCTTAAGCTCTCTCGCAAGAGAGACTACTACAAGATCCTTGGAGTGAGCCG ggcggcCAACAAGCAGGAGATCATCAAGGCGTACAGGAAGCTGGCGCAGCAGTGGCACCCTGACAACTTCCAGTCGGAGAACGAGAAGAAGGAGgcggagaagaagttcatcgaCATTGCGTCGGCCAAGGAGGTCCTCACCGACCCGG AAATGAGGCAGAAGTTTGACGCAGGCGAGGATCCATTGGATCCGGAGAACCAACAGCAGCAGGACGGCGGACACAACGGCCACGCCTGGCCTTTTCCCTTCAACCCCTTCGAGTCAGGAGGCAGCTTCCACTTCAAGTTCCAGTAA
- the dnajc3b gene encoding dnaJ homolog subfamily C member 3b isoform X1 has protein sequence MDWGRLTGLSGVLCSLSLLSVIMDLQLDGVLGATRGEIEYHLEMGRKLLAAGQLAEALSHYHSAVDVDSKNYLTYYKRAAVFLAMGKSRSALPDLTRAIQLKPDFLAARMQRGNILLKQGNALEAHDDFEAVVSTAPGFCPGFNRGSFCTFVFFAPQLRPSPDHADALEQLAKAEDLEELQEDARAAYHQGNYGGAILALERVIEISPWDPEMRELRADCYLRTGDPQKAIQDLAPTTRLRNDNRAAFLKLSLLHYSLGEHHEALNQVRECLKLDQDDKDCLGHYKQVKKLSKQLDSAEELIKAERCQDAIEKYEGVMKAEPHVPHYTNLAKERICFCLVKVKSATDAIDVCSEAHQRDPRNAKILRDRAEAFILNQDYEKAVEDYQEAQEFDNDSNDIREGLERARKLLKLSRKRDYYKILGVSRAANKQEIIKAYRKLAQQWHPDNFQSENEKKEAEKKFIDIASAKEVLTDPEMRQKFDAGEDPLDPENQQQQDGGHNGHAWPFPFNPFESGGSFHFKFQ, from the exons ATGGATTGGGGACGCCTGACTGGACTCAGCGGGGTCCTGTGTTCCTTGTCCCTGCTCTCTGTCATCATGGACCTACAGCTGGACG GCGTCTTGGGGGCAACTCGAGGCGAGATTGAGTATCACTTGGAAATGGGCCGCAAACTTTTGGCAGCCGGTCAGCTGGCTGAAGCCTTGTCCCATTACCACTCTGCTGTGG ATGTGGATTCGAAAAACTACCTGACGTACTACAAACGCGCCGCCGTGTTCTTGGCCATGGGCAAGTCGCGGTCTGCCCTCCCCGACCTGACCAGGGCCATCCAGCTCAAGCCCGACTTCCTCGCC GCCCGGATGCAGAGGGGGAACATCCTTCTGAAACAAGGCAACGCGCTGGAGGCCCATGACGACTTTGAAGCTGTGGTGAGCACAGCGCCAGGTTTTTGTCCTGGCTTCAATCGAGGCAGTTTTTGTACCTTTGTTTTTTTCGCTCCACAGCTCCGGCCGTCTCCAGATCACGCGGACGCATTGGAGCAACTGGCGAAAGCCgaagacctggaggagctgcaaGAGGACGCCCGGGCCGCATACCATCAGGGCAACTACGGCGGCGCCATCTTGGCGTTGGAGCGAGTCATTGAG ATCTCGCCTTGGGATCCCGAGATGCGGGAGCTCCGCGCCGACTGCTACCTTCGCACCGGGGACCCGCAAAAGGCTATCCAGGACCTGGCGCCCACCACCCGGCTGCGCAACGACAACCGCGCCGCATTCCTCAAGCTCAGCCTGCTGCATTACAGCCTGGGGGAGCACCATGAGGCTCTTAA CCAAGTCCGAGAATGTCTGAAGCTGGACCAGGACGACAAGGATTGCCTGGGCCATTACAAGCAAGTGAAGAAGCTCAGCAAGCAGTTGGACTCGGCTGAGGAGCTCATCAAGGCGGAAAG GTGCCAGGACGCCATTGAGAAGTACGAGGGCGTGATGAAGGCGGAGCCACATGTGCCACACTACACCAACCTAGCCAAGGAGCGGATCTGCTTCTGTCTCGTCAAG GTCAAGTCGGCCACGGACGCCATCGACGTGTGCTCCGAGGCGCACCAGAGGGACCCCCGCAATGCCAAAATCCTGCGCGACCGCGCCGAGGCCTTCATTCTCAACCAGGACTACGAGAAAG CCGTGGAAGACTACCAGGAAGCGCAGGAGTTTGACAACGACAGCAACGACATCCGAGAAGGACTGGAGCGAGCCCGCAAGCTGCTTAAGCTCTCTCGCAAGAGAGACTACTACAAGATCCTTGGAGTGAGCCG ggcggcCAACAAGCAGGAGATCATCAAGGCGTACAGGAAGCTGGCGCAGCAGTGGCACCCTGACAACTTCCAGTCGGAGAACGAGAAGAAGGAGgcggagaagaagttcatcgaCATTGCGTCGGCCAAGGAGGTCCTCACCGACCCGG AAATGAGGCAGAAGTTTGACGCAGGCGAGGATCCATTGGATCCGGAGAACCAACAGCAGCAGGACGGCGGACACAACGGCCACGCCTGGCCTTTTCCCTTCAACCCCTTCGAGTCAGGAGGCAGCTTCCACTTCAAGTTCCAGTAA